The following coding sequences lie in one Sorghum bicolor cultivar BTx623 chromosome 6, Sorghum_bicolor_NCBIv3, whole genome shotgun sequence genomic window:
- the LOC8079551 gene encoding glutamyl-tRNA reductase, chloroplastic, with amino-acid sequence MMASTTSATTAAAAATTKSRGSSSALCPRVAAGGRRRSGVVRCDATGVESQAQAVAKAASVAALEQFKISADRYMKERSTIAVIGLSVHTAPVEMREKLAVAEELWPRAIQELTSLNHIEEAAVLSTCNRMEIYVVALSWNRGIREVVDWMSKKSGIPASELREHLFILRSSDATRHLFEVSAGLDSLVLGEGQILAQVKQVVRSGQNSGGLGKNIDRMFKDAITAGKRVRCETNISSGAVSVSSAAVELALMKLPKSESLSARMLLIGAGKMGKLVIKHLIAKGCKKVVVVNRSVERVDAIRGEMKDIEIVYRPLSEMYEAAAEADVVFTSTASETPLFTKEHAEALPLVSDTMGGARLFVDISVPRNVSACVSEVGAARVYNVDDLKEVVEANKEDRLRKAMEAQTIITEELKRFEAWRDSLETVPTIKKLRSYADRIRASELEKCLQKVGEDALTKKMRRAIEELSTGIVNKLLHGPLQHLRCDGSDSRTLDETLENMHALNRMFSLDTEKAIIEQKIKAKVEKTQN; translated from the exons ATGATGGCGAGCACGACGTCAgcgaccaccgccgccgccgctgccaccaCCAAGTCGCGGGGATCGTCGTCGGCCCTCTGTCCGAGGGTGGCCGCCGGCGGCAGGCGGCGCTCCGGGGTGGTGCGGTGCGACGCCACCGGCGTGGAGTCCCAGGCGCAGGCCGTGGCCAAGGCGGCCAGCGTCGCCGCTCTCGAGCAGTTCAAGATATCCGCCGACC GGTACATGAAGGAAAGGAGTACCATAGCTGTGATAGGCCTCAGTGTACACACAGCACCAGTGGAGATGCGTGAAAAACTTGCTGTTGCAGAGGAACTGTGGCCCCGTGCTATTCAAGAACTCACTAGCCTGAACCATATTGAAGAGGCTGCTGTTCTTAGTACCTGTAATAGAATGGAAATATATGTGGTGGCCCTATCATGGAACCGTGGTATCAGAGAAGTAGTGGACTGGATGTCAAAG AAAAGTGGTATTCCTGCTTCCGAGCTTAGGGAGCACCTGTTCATTTTGCGAAGCAGTGATGCTACACGCCATCTGTTTGAGGTGTCAGCTGGCCTTGACTCGTTGGTTCTCGGTGAAGGACAAATCCTTGCTCAAGTTAAACAAGTTGTGAGGAGCGGACAAAACAGTGGAGGCTTGGGAAAGAACATTGATAGGATGTTCAAGGATGCAATCACTGCTGGAAAGCGTGTCCGCTGTGAGACCAACATATCATCTGGTGCTGTTTCTGTCAGTTCAGCAGCAGTTGAATTGGCCCTGATGAAGCTTCCCAAGTCTGAATCTCTGTCAGCTAGGATGCTTTTGATTGGTGCCGGGAAAATGGGAAAATTAGTGATTAAACATCTGATTGCCAAAGGATGCAAGAAGGTTGTTGTGGTGAACcgctcagtggaaagggtggatGCCATTCGTGGGGAGATGAAAGATATCGAAATTGTGTACAGACCTCTCTCAGAGATGTATGAAGCTGCTGCTGAAGCTGATGTCGTGTTCACAAGCACCGCATCTGAAACTCCATTGTTCACAAAAGAACACGCAGAGGCACTCCCCCTTGTTTCTGATACTATGGGAGGTGCTCGCCTGTTTGTAGACATATCTGTCCCCAGAAATGTCAGCGCATGTGTGTCTGAAGTTGGCGCTGCACGAGTATACAATGTCGATGACTTGAAAGAGGTGGTGGAAGCCAACAAGGAGGACCGGCTCAGGAAAGCAATGGAGGCGCAGACAATCATCACGGAAGAACTGAAACGGTTCGAGGCATGGAGGGACTCGCTGGAGACCGTCCCGACCATCAAGAAGCTGAGGTCATATGCTGACAGGATCAGGGCCTCGGAGCTCGAGAAGTGCTTGCAGAAGGTTGGTGAAGACGCCCTCACCAAGAAGATGAGGAGAGCCATCGAGGAGCTGAGCACTGGCATCGTTAACAAGCTCCTCCATGGCCCACTGCAGCACCTGAGGTGCGACGGCAGCGACAGCCGCACCCTCGATGAGACACTCGAGAACATGCACGCCCTCAACCGGATGTTCAGCCTTGACACGGAGAAGGCGATCATTGAGCAGAAGATCAaggccaaggtggagaagacccAAAATTGA
- the LOC110436510 gene encoding uncharacterized protein LOC110436510, producing the protein MHIEIDRTKNGRTRLTLTHSPVFIVWICSFCRRPSLPRNLPPHARRRRTRFEPPACLSPEKSREGRKNPRNFHCCCLSNPFFPKFKKKKNTYSPVLLLWRSLARGAAGQASPWVAPSWDSDAWAAAASSRRVVSNSSIPACRLGLLHRGSRLAALGLGLASAGSEARRFLAGGLGVAGRGAQDWFHVGSHCAVSRNFAKLPVGVVCVADVQFKGRGFQAAQLGFVVVGKVVYFTSSNSVAGFQALEEQLL; encoded by the exons ATGCACATAGAAATAGACCGCACTAAAAATGGACGCACCAGATTAACTCTCACACATTCTCCGGTCTTCATTGTTTGGATCTGCAGTTTCTGTCGTCGGCCCTCCCTTCCCCGCAATCTGCCCCCACACGCCCGCAGGAGGCGAACACGGTTCGAGCCCCCTGCTTGCCTCTCCCCGGAAAAATCACGGGAAGGAAGAAAAAACCCACGCAACTTCCACTGCTGCTGCCTCTCCAACCCCTTCTTCcccaaattcaaaaaaaaaaaaaacacttatTCCCCGGTGCTCCTCCTCTGGCGCTCCTTGGCTAGGGGCGCGGCTGGCCAGGCCTCGCCGTGGGTGGCCCCGTCGTGGGATTCCGATgcgtgggcggcggcggctagtTCACGGCGTGTAGTCAGCAACAGTAGCATCCCGGCGTGCAGGCTAGGCCTCCTCCACCGTGGTTCTCGGCTGGCCGCGTTGGGCTTGGGCCTTGCCTCGGCCGGCTCCGAGGCGCGGAGGTTCCTAGCCGGTGGGCTGGGCGTTGCGGGACGAGGCGCCCAGGATTGGTTTCACGTAGGATCTCATTGTGCGGTGAGCCG GAACTTTGCAAAGCTACCGGTGGGCGTTGTGTGCGTTGCCGACGTGCAGTTCAAAGGGAGAG GATTTCAGGCTGCCCAActtggctttgttgttgttGGTAAAGTTGTGTACTTTACATCCTCAAATTCCGTTGCAGGATTTCAGGCTCTTGAGGAGCAATTACTATAA
- the LOC8068448 gene encoding DNA polymerase I A, chloroplastic encodes MAMAGAAPAPAPPLLRRCPCSAPPWAPSPFRSRRRGRSMVSPFTGARRQEYSQSSVLGIQDSRALKLPVCVNFNVQSSGAQEWADESRRLSLSKASNSNGSSHLGTGIFHHEPLEDFKSSNQSLLHNVRQRMAPNSLANRHANTELAKHHAINRAAVAVTALTSVVNDDIKPVKRPKESEVEAHWPNGPKFHSSLPKISEVETSLPFDENATDGHAKDVNEGSPEETVQPSPARAPLSQESIDARKALATIYDKVLVVDNVMSARSVVQLLTTKYRNYIHACDTEVDIDVKQETPVGHGKVTCFSIYSGTKGAEADFGNGKTCIWVDVLDGGPDVLMEFAPFFEDSSIRKVWHNYSFDSHVIENYGIKVAGFHADTMHLARLWDSSRRTDGGYSLEGLTNDHRVMGVVSKELRKIGKRSMKTIFGRKKIKKDGSEGKITAIEPVEILQREDRELWICYSSLDSMSTLKLYESLKSKLERKPWTFDGCPRGSLYDFYEEYWRPFGAILVKMETAGMLVDRAYLSEIEKVAVAQRKLAADKFRNWASKYCPDAKYMNVNSDTQIRQLFFGGIENICKPGDFLPKSKAIKVPNDETAVSEGKKVPKYRTIELFNIVEDLKTDIFTASGWPSVSGDALRNLAGKVPSDLVYSTDDECGSHSEISNCDLEDTSSYGTAYDAFGGGKEGKEACHAIAALCEICSIDSLISNFILPLQGNHISCKEGRIHCSLNINTETGRLSARAPNLQNQPALEKDRYKIRQAFVAAPGNTLIVADYGQLELRILAHLADCKSMLDAFRAGGDFHSRTAMNMYPHIREAVDEEKVILEWHPQPGQEKPPVPLLKDAFGAERRKAKMLNFSIAYGKTPHGLARDWKVSVKEAKDTLKLWYSDRKEVLAWQMKQKQLAHEKSEVYTLLGRSRRFPNMAHATSGQRGHIERAAINAPVQGSAADVAMCAMLEIDRNTRLKELGWTLLLQVHDEVILEGPSESAELAKSIVVECMSKPFYGTNILKVDLAVDAKCAQNWYAAK; translated from the exons ATGGCGATGGCAGGGGCGGCGCCCGCACCGGCGCCCCCGTTGCTCCGGCGGTGCCCGTGCTCCGCGCCTCCCTGGGCGCCTTCGCCCTTCCGCtcacgccgccgcggccgctccATGGTGTCGCCGTTCACTGGCGCCAGAAG GCAGGAGTACTCCCAGAGCTCAGTCCTTGGAATCCAAGACAGCCGAGCTCTTAAGCTTCCAGTATGTGTCAACTTTAATGTGCAAAGTAGCGGCGCGCAAGAATGGGCCGACGAGAGCAGGAGGTTATCCTTAAGCAAAGCCAGCAATAGTAATGGTTCCAGTCATCTAGGGACGGGTATTTTCCATCATGAACCCTTGGAAGATTTCAAGAGCTCCAACCAATCTCTATTGCACAATGTACGACAAAGAATGGCACCAAATTCTCTTGCGAATAGGCACGCCAACACGGAATTGGCAAAGCATCATGCGATTAATCGTGCCGCAGTTGCTGTGACAGCACTGACCAGTGTTGTTAACGATGACATTAAACCGGTGAAGAGGCCTAAGGAATCTGAAGTGGAGGCTCATTGGCCTAATGGTCCCAAGTTTCATTCTTCTCTTCCGAAAATCTCTGAAGTTGAAACAAGCTTGCCATTTGATGAAAATGCTACAGATGGCCATGCTAAAGATGTGAATGAAGGCTCACCTGAGGAGACGGTACAACCTTCTCCGGCTAGAGCGCCCTTATCCCAGGAGTCTATAGATGCGCGGAAGGCACTTGCTACCATCTATGACAAAGTTCTGGTGGTTGACAATGTCATGTCAGCTAGGAGTGTTGTTCAACTGCTTACTACGAAGTACAGAAATTATATTCATGCATGTGACACAGAG GTAGATATTGATGTTAAACAAGAGACACCAGTTGGCCATGGAAAGGTCACATGCTTTAGCATCTACTCTGGCACTAAAGGTGCTGAAGCTGATTTTGGAAATGGCAAGACATGCATTTGGGTGGATGTGCTGGATGGTGGACCAGATGTACTCATGGAGTTTGCCCCATTTTTTGAGGATTCATCAATCAGGAAG GTTTGGCACAACTATAGTTTTGATAGTCATGTCATAGAGAACTATGGAATTAAAGTTGCTGGATTTCATGCTGATACAATGCATCTTGCAAGACTTTGGGATTCTTCAAGAAGGACGGATGGAGGATATTCTCTTGAGGGACTTACAAATGATCATAGGGTCATGGGTGTTGTCTCAAAGGAATTGCGAAAGATTGGGAAGAGATCAATGAAAACCATCTTTGGTAGGAAAAAGATAAAGAAGGATGGATCAGAAGGGAAGATTACTGCAATCGAGCCTGTTGAAATTTTACAAAGAGAAGACAGAGAATTGTGGATCTGCTATTCTTCATTAGATTCCATGAGTACCTTGAAGCTTTATGAAAGCTTGAAAAGCAAGCTTGAAAGGAAGCCTTGGACTTTTGATGGTTGCCCCAGAGGTTCATTGTACGATTTCTACGAGGAGTATTGGCGTCCTTTTGGTGCTATTCTTGTAAAAATGGAAACAGCTGGAATGCTTGTTGACCGTGCTTACCTTTCAGAGATTGAAAAGGTTGCTGTTGCACAGCGCAAATTAGCTGCAGATAAATTTCGGAATTGGGCATCTAAGTATTGCCCTGATGCAAAATACATGAATGTTAATAGTGATACTCAGATTCGACAACTCTTCTTTGGTGGTATAGAGAACAT ATGCAAACCTGGTGATTTTTTGCCGAAGAGTAAAGCTATTAAAGTGCCTAACGATGAAACTGCGGTTTCAGAGGGCAAGAAAGTTCCAAAGTATCGCACAATTGAACTTTTCAACATTGTGGAAGACCTGAAAACTGATATATTTACTGCAAGTGGCTGGCCTTCAGTTAGTGGGGATGCATTGAGAAATTTGGCTGGGAAGGTTCCATCAGATCTTGTTTACTCAACAGATGATGAATGTGGTAGTCATTCTGAAATTTCCAACTGTGATCTAGAAGACACCTCTTCTTATGGAACTGCATATGATGCATTTGGAGGAGGAAAGGAAGGAAAAGAAGCATGCCATGCCATTGCAGCTTTGTGTGAGATCTGTTCTATTGACTCGTTAATATCCAACTTCATTCTTCCTCTACAG GGAAATCATATATCATGTAAGGAAGGGCGGATCCACTGTTCCTTGAATATCAACACAGAAACAGGGCGTTTATCGGCAAGGGCACCAAATTTACAG AACCAACCTGCGCTTGAAAAGGATAGGTATAAAATCCGTCAAGCTTTTGTTGCAGCTCCAGGGAACACTCTTATTGTTGCTGATTATGGTCAG CTGGAACTTAGGATCTTGGCGCATCTTGCTGATTGTAAAAGCATGCTAGATGCTTTCAGAGCTGGCGGTGACTTCCATTCCAGGACAGCCATGAACATGTATCCGCATATTCGTGAGGCTGTTGACGAAGAGAAAGTAATTCTTGAGTGGCATCCTCAACCCGGTCAAGAGAAACCTCCCGTGCCGTTGTTGAAG GATGCTTTTGGTGCTGAGAGGAGGAAAGCTAAGATGCTAAATTTCTCCATTGCATATGGGAAAACGCCCCATGGGCTTGCTCGTGATTGGAAG GTTTCTGTTAAGGAAGCAAAAGATACACTGAAACTCTGGTATAGCGATAGAAAGGAGGTTCTGGCTTGGCAAATGAAACAGAAACAGCTAGCACATGAGAAGTCTGAAGTTTATACTTTGCTTGGGCGATCACGCCGTTTTCCAAATATGGCTCATGCAACTTCTGGCCAAAGGGGTCACATTGAGCGTGCTGCTATCAATGCTCCTGTACAG GGCAGTGCAGCTGATGTTGCTATGTGTGCAATGCTTGAGATAGACAGGAATACTCGTCTTAAGGAGCTTGGTTGGACGCTACTGTTGCAG GTGCATGATGAAGTGATACTGGAAGGGCCTTCAGAGTCTGCGGAACTGGCCAAGTCCATAGTGGTTGAGTGTATGTCTAAGCCCTTCTATGGCACCAATATCCTGAAGGTCGACCTTGCTGTTGATGCCAAGTGTGCACAGAATTGGTATGCGGCCAAGTAG
- the LOC8079550 gene encoding uncharacterized protein LOC8079550, which translates to MDPHGEKEENNCQESASAADQREETAAAEGEDTSSEESMDQREEDGYKADDSTGLLEDDVVGSEAASPPPPFAHPWSLLRACAGCLGLLGCCRDQKPSAAVAAATEAATVTAAQARSSEEKESGGEEAAKDNGFYMQEVITRVWAVAVRTPRPPDHAREGSGGHGGAHH; encoded by the exons ATGGATCCGCACGGGGAAAAGGAGGAGAACAACTGCCAAGAATCGGCTTCGGCGGCGGATCAGCGCGAAGAGACTGCGGCGGCGGAGGGCGAGGACACGTCGTCCGAGGAATCCATGGATCAGCGCGAGGAGGACGGGTATAAAGCCGACGATTCGACGGGCCTGCTCGAGGACGACGTGGTGGGCTCTGAAGCAgcctcgccgccgccacccTTTGCGCACCCGTGGTCGCTGCTCCGCGCCTGCGCTGGCTGCCTGGGCCTGCTCGGCTGTTGCCGTGACCAGAAGCCGTCGGCTGCCGTTGCTGCTGCAACTGAAGCCGCCACAGTGACGGCGGCGCAGGCGAGATCGTCCGAAGAAAAAGAGTCCGGCGGCGAGGAGGCGGCGAAGGATAAC ggtTTCTACATGCAGGAGGTGATCACCCGCGTGTGGGCGGTGGCGGTGAGGACGCCGCGGCCACCGGACCACGCGAGAGAAGGGAGCGGTGGTCATGGAGGCGCACACCACTAG
- the LOC110436358 gene encoding transcription factor TGAL6-like isoform X2, with amino-acid sequence MTSASPAQFAAVPLRMGYGRPAPSTAPPAPVMAGMWSSEAFKVVDSGHGTSASTVMEADTKFETRLEDVQVALEPTRSTDQETSKPPERVMRRLAQNREAARKSRLRKKAYIHQLETSRMKLAQLELELQRARQQGAYANGNMGDSALGYAGSIDPGVSAFEIEYSHWVDEQKRHTAELMSALQGQQTSELELRLLVETGLSNYEHLFRIKAMAANADVFHVMSGMWKTPAERFFLWIGGFRPSEVLKILSPQLEPLTEPQRMLVGGLQHTSTQAEDALSQGMEKLQQNLAETLTAEADPFGPPDAYMLQMATAVDRLKELVGFVTQADHLRLTTLQQMHKILTTRQAARGLLALGDYFQRLRTLSSLWAARPREAAIS; translated from the exons ATGACGTCGGCGTCGCCGGCGCAGTTCGCGGCGGTGCCCCTCAGAATGGGGTACGGGCGGCCGGCGCCGTCGACTGCGCCGCCGGCGCCAGTAATGGCGGGCATGTGGAGCAGCGAGGCCTTCAAGGTCGTCGACAGCGGCCACGGCACCAGCGCGTCCACCGTCATGGAGGCCGACACCAAGTTCGAGACAAGG CTAGAAGATGTTCAGGTAGCACTTGAGCCAACAAGAAGTACGGATCAGGAAACAAGCAAGCCGCCAGAGAGG GTCATGAGAAGGCTCGCGCAGAACAGAGAGGCTGCTCGGAAGAGTCGCCTGCGGAAAAAG GCCTACATCCACCAGCTAGAGACAAGCCGGATGAAGCTGGCCCAGTTAGAGCTGGAGCTTCAACGGGCTCGACAGCAG GGTGCATATGCAAATGGGAACATGGGAGACTCAGCTCTCGGTTATGCAGGGTCGATAGATCCAG GTGTCAGCGCGTTCGAGATCGAGTACAGCCACTGGGTGGACGAGCAGAAGAGGCACACGGCGGAGCTGATGTCGGCGCTCCAGGGGCAGCAGACGTCGGAGCTGGAGCTCCGCCTGCTGGTGGAGACGGGGCTCAGCAACTACGAGCACCTCTTCAGGATCAAGGCGATGGCCGCCAACGCGGACGTGTTCCACGTCATGTCGGGCATGTGGAAGACCCCCGCCGAGAGGTTCTTCCTCTGGATCGGCGGCTTCCGGCCGTCGGAAGTCCTCAAG ATCCTGAGCCCGCAGCTGGAGCCGCTGACGGAGCCGCAGCGCATGCTGGTCGGCGGCCTCCAGCACACGTCGACGCAGGCGGAGGACGCCCTGTCGCAGGGCATGGAGAAGCTGCAGCAGAACCTCGCGGAGACCCTGACGGCGGAGGCCGACCCGTTCGGGCCCCCCGACGCCTACATGCTGCAGATGGCCACCGCGGTGGACAGGCTCAAAGAGCTCGTCGGCTTCGTCACCCAG GCGGACCATCTCCGGCTGACGACGCTGCAGCAGATGCACAAGATCCTGACGACGCGGCAGGCGGCCAGGGGCCTCCTGGCGCTGGGCGACTACTTCCAGCGCCTCCGCACGCTGAGCTCGCTGTGGGCGGCGCGCCCGCGGGAGGCGGCGATTAGCTAG
- the LOC8068450 gene encoding malonyl-CoA:anthocyanidin 5-O-glucoside-6''-O-malonyltransferase produces MAPAVTITDVAYVAAPDGALPPEPVIKLNAMEAQWVVIPLLQHLLLFDGDHLPPFDAILQSLRSSLAATLATHAPLAGKLHYLADTGDVAICRSTGGGDDDDDDRGVRFVAAECDADARRLAGDEDHDVHTFERLVPELDMSLLPAPVLAVQATRLAGGGVALGVSVHHGVADGQSLWRFIEAWAAACRGDAPPAPPVFDRSRVSLPGGEELARSILRKYVPDLPMARLPAGMQEDRLQFTRRTFTLDTNDTKRLKQRIVSLGEAHGAPLRRSPSSFVAVVALAWTCFVRGRGLAADDEDVFLFFFADARDRLDPPAGADYFGACLTGCLVRLPARELHGEGALATAASAVQGAIEKMVEDPLGCRPGWEFFRFAGEPGLRLERFMNVSGSPGFRAYEVADFGWGRPRRTENIRMNHDGQLALMRARDGDGVQASVSMLQQKHVDAFKSEFLKLLG; encoded by the exons ATGGCTCCGGCTGTGACAATCACCGACGTCGCCTACGTCGCTGCGCCGGATGGCGCGCTGCCGCCGGAGCCTGTCATCAAGCTCAACGCCATGGAGGCGCAGTGGGTCGTGATTCCCCTGCTACAGCACCTCCTGCTCTTCGACGGCGACCATCTGCCGCCATTCGACGCCATCCTCCAGTCCCTCCGCTCCTCCCTCGCGGCGACCCTGGCCACCCACGCCCCGCTAGCCGGCAAGCTCCACTACCTCGCGGACACCGGCGACGTCGCCATCTGCCGCTccaccggcggcggcgacgacgacgacgacgaccgcggGGTCAGGTTCGTCGCCGCGGAGTGCGACGCCGACGCCCGCCGCCTCGCGGGCGACGAGGACCACGACGTGCACACGTTCGAGCGCCTCGTTCCGGAGCTCGACATGAGCCTGCTGCCGGCGCCGGTGCTCGCCGTCCAGGCAACGCGTCTCGCAGGAGGCGGGGTGGCCCTTGGGGTCAGCGTGCACCACGGCGTCGCCGACGGGCAATCGCTGTGGAGGTTCATCGAGGCGTGGGCCGCGGCGTGCCGCGGCGACGCGCCGCCCGCGCCGCCGGTTTTCGACCGCTCCCGTGTCAGCCTACCTGGCGGCGAGGAATTGGCCCGGAGCATCCTACGGAAGTACGTGCCAGATTTGCCAATG GCTAGACTGCCGGCAGGCATGCAAGAAGACCGCCTGCAGTTCACCCGCCGGACGTTCACCCTGGACACTAACGACACGAAGCGGCTGAAGCAGCGCATCGTCAGCCTCGGCGAAGCGCACGGCGCGCCGCTGCGCCGCTCCCCGTCCAgcttcgtcgccgtcgtcgcgcTGGCCTGGACGTGCTTCGTCCGCGGCAGGGGTTTGGCCGCGGACGACGAGGACGTGTTCCTGTTCTTCTTCGCCGACGCCCGCGACCGGCTTGACCCTCCGGCCGGGGCGGACTACTTCGGTGCCTGCCTGACCGGATGCCTGGTGAGGCTGCCCGCGCGGGAGCTCCACGGCGAGGGGGCGCTGGCGACCGCGGCGTCGGCGGTGCAGGGAGCGATCGAGAAGATGGTGGAGGACCCACTCGGTTGCCGTCCCGGGTGGGAGTTCTTTAGGTTCGCCGGCGAGCCAGGGCTTCGGCTTGAACGGTTCATGAACGTGTCGGGTTCGCCGGGCTTCAGGGCGTACGAGGTCGCCGACTTCGGGTGGGGGAGACCCAGGCGGACGGAGAACATCAGGATGAACCACGACGGGCAGCTGGCACTGATGCGCGCCAGGGACGGCGACGGGGTGCAGGCGTCGGTGTCCATGCTCCAGCAGAAGCACGTGGACGCTTTCAAATCTGAGTTCCTCAAGCTGCTCGGTTGA
- the LOC110436358 gene encoding transcription factor TGAL6-like isoform X1, which produces MMELYSGYLEDHFNLHKLSIGSAASPPEYMTSASPAQFAAVPLRMGYGRPAPSTAPPAPVMAGMWSSEAFKVVDSGHGTSASTVMEADTKFETRLEDVQVALEPTRSTDQETSKPPERVMRRLAQNREAARKSRLRKKAYIHQLETSRMKLAQLELELQRARQQGAYANGNMGDSALGYAGSIDPGVSAFEIEYSHWVDEQKRHTAELMSALQGQQTSELELRLLVETGLSNYEHLFRIKAMAANADVFHVMSGMWKTPAERFFLWIGGFRPSEVLKILSPQLEPLTEPQRMLVGGLQHTSTQAEDALSQGMEKLQQNLAETLTAEADPFGPPDAYMLQMATAVDRLKELVGFVTQADHLRLTTLQQMHKILTTRQAARGLLALGDYFQRLRTLSSLWAARPREAAIS; this is translated from the exons CATCGGCAGCGCCGCCTCGCCGCCGGAGTACATGACGTCGGCGTCGCCGGCGCAGTTCGCGGCGGTGCCCCTCAGAATGGGGTACGGGCGGCCGGCGCCGTCGACTGCGCCGCCGGCGCCAGTAATGGCGGGCATGTGGAGCAGCGAGGCCTTCAAGGTCGTCGACAGCGGCCACGGCACCAGCGCGTCCACCGTCATGGAGGCCGACACCAAGTTCGAGACAAGG CTAGAAGATGTTCAGGTAGCACTTGAGCCAACAAGAAGTACGGATCAGGAAACAAGCAAGCCGCCAGAGAGG GTCATGAGAAGGCTCGCGCAGAACAGAGAGGCTGCTCGGAAGAGTCGCCTGCGGAAAAAG GCCTACATCCACCAGCTAGAGACAAGCCGGATGAAGCTGGCCCAGTTAGAGCTGGAGCTTCAACGGGCTCGACAGCAG GGTGCATATGCAAATGGGAACATGGGAGACTCAGCTCTCGGTTATGCAGGGTCGATAGATCCAG GTGTCAGCGCGTTCGAGATCGAGTACAGCCACTGGGTGGACGAGCAGAAGAGGCACACGGCGGAGCTGATGTCGGCGCTCCAGGGGCAGCAGACGTCGGAGCTGGAGCTCCGCCTGCTGGTGGAGACGGGGCTCAGCAACTACGAGCACCTCTTCAGGATCAAGGCGATGGCCGCCAACGCGGACGTGTTCCACGTCATGTCGGGCATGTGGAAGACCCCCGCCGAGAGGTTCTTCCTCTGGATCGGCGGCTTCCGGCCGTCGGAAGTCCTCAAG ATCCTGAGCCCGCAGCTGGAGCCGCTGACGGAGCCGCAGCGCATGCTGGTCGGCGGCCTCCAGCACACGTCGACGCAGGCGGAGGACGCCCTGTCGCAGGGCATGGAGAAGCTGCAGCAGAACCTCGCGGAGACCCTGACGGCGGAGGCCGACCCGTTCGGGCCCCCCGACGCCTACATGCTGCAGATGGCCACCGCGGTGGACAGGCTCAAAGAGCTCGTCGGCTTCGTCACCCAG GCGGACCATCTCCGGCTGACGACGCTGCAGCAGATGCACAAGATCCTGACGACGCGGCAGGCGGCCAGGGGCCTCCTGGCGCTGGGCGACTACTTCCAGCGCCTCCGCACGCTGAGCTCGCTGTGGGCGGCGCGCCCGCGGGAGGCGGCGATTAGCTAG
- the LOC8079549 gene encoding EPIDERMAL PATTERNING FACTOR-like protein 6, whose protein sequence is MGRHAGVVLLALTVVLLLAAVGDGIRPAPTAGASEMVHGSTTTTTEMVVVAAPSAAQVQGKRSRGGKDDDLVLREEVVRATGSSLPDCSHACGACSPCSRVMVSFKCSASEPLPCPMVYRCMCRGKCYPVPSS, encoded by the exons ATGGGGAGGCACGCTGGCGTCGTCCTTCTTGCTCTGACGGTAGTGCTGCTGCTCGCCGCCGTGGGTGATGGCATCAGACCAGCTCCTA CTGCTGGGGCGAGCGAGATGGTGCAtggatcgacgacgacgacgacggagaTGGTCGTCGTAGCTGCGCCGTCAGCTGCACAG GTGCAGGGGAAGAGGAGCAGGGGCGGCAAGGACGACGACCTGGTGCTGCGGGAGGAGGTGGTGCGCGCGACGGGGTCGAGCCTCCCGGACTGCTCGCACGCGTGCGGGGCGTGCTCGCCGTGCAGCCGCGTCATGGTCAGCTTCAAGTGCTCCGCGTCCGAGCCGCTGCCGTGCCCCATGGTGTACCGCTGCATGTGCAGGGGCAAGTGCTACCCGGTGCCATccagctga